A genomic window from Bacteroidota bacterium includes:
- a CDS encoding T9SS type A sorting domain-containing protein translates to MVGAISPQTLLSNDTLCLDIAFPFAIAYDDLYIDSLGLGSRAWYAVSKLKERSIQVLDYYDTNVTDCQIVYAKNPDFVLDIEDEVLSGYSLAPNPVIQSITINIEDKTIGECQISIYNTAGVLLQQSIEDGSQPIMVDMIKFPQGMYLIQIKSNNKLLINHVINKL, encoded by the coding sequence GTGGTTGGAGCTATTTCACCTCAAACATTGTTAAGCAATGATACTTTATGTCTTGACATTGCCTTCCCTTTTGCTATAGCTTATGATGATTTGTATATCGATTCACTTGGATTGGGAAGCAGAGCATGGTATGCTGTTTCAAAATTAAAAGAAAGATCTATCCAGGTTTTAGATTATTATGATACCAACGTTACTGATTGTCAAATTGTTTATGCCAAAAATCCCGATTTTGTTTTGGATATTGAAGACGAAGTTTTATCTGGATATTCTTTGGCTCCAAACCCGGTTATCCAGTCAATAACAATTAATATTGAAGATAAAACAATAGGAGAATGTCAAATTTCAATTTACAATACTGCTGGTGTACTATTACAACAAAGTATTGAAGATGGAAGTCAGCCCATAATGGTTGACATGATTAAATTTCCCCAGGGGATGTATTTGATTCAAATTAAATCAAATAATAAATTGCTTATAAATCACGTAATAAATAAGTTGTAA
- a CDS encoding T9SS type A sorting domain-containing protein has protein sequence MPRIFIAIMVLLYTNYSFAQCEVEISPSSPVNLCPGESIELTTSVSDVELSIDQQQLLYLGGESARNLPGYSTWQSFTAGVTGDLVQIDQGFFNEMTGTATLNIFTGTGNGGSLLYSETVTISGAGNFWETFIIEPPVSITENEVYTFELVPDLAGGLPDPYGVQVSGPADNYAGGRCEFDVTWDDVFKTYVAAPISYTWSTGETTADITVNEPGTYTVNISDGAGCSATDEVTVIVTEVNTDVIVDWNVLTAEAADATYQWINCEFYEAVEGATSQTFYPEENAYFALIVTQNGCTDTSDCFFMQIESILSSNKTNIVLKPNPATDFILLEFDATIHPQTIVTYDMHGSEIPVTFNNNYEANIQTIAPGLYFSKINLPNESYIIKWIKN, from the coding sequence ATGCCTAGAATTTTTATCGCTATAATGGTATTATTATATACCAATTACTCTTTCGCGCAATGCGAAGTTGAAATTTCGCCAAGTAGTCCCGTGAATTTATGCCCGGGTGAATCTATTGAATTAACAACAAGTGTTTCTGATGTAGAATTATCAATAGACCAGCAACAATTGTTATACCTCGGTGGTGAAAGTGCGCGAAATTTACCGGGATACAGCACATGGCAATCGTTTACAGCTGGGGTAACCGGAGATTTAGTGCAAATTGACCAGGGCTTTTTTAATGAAATGACAGGAACTGCAACCTTGAATATTTTCACAGGAACCGGAAATGGTGGCAGCTTATTATATAGCGAAACAGTAACTATTTCCGGCGCTGGAAATTTTTGGGAAACATTTATTATTGAGCCGCCTGTTTCGATAACCGAAAATGAAGTCTACACTTTTGAATTAGTTCCTGATTTAGCAGGTGGATTACCCGACCCATATGGCGTTCAGGTTTCCGGACCGGCTGATAATTATGCAGGTGGCAGATGCGAATTCGATGTTACCTGGGATGATGTTTTTAAAACTTATGTAGCTGCGCCAATTTCTTACACATGGAGCACCGGTGAAACAACGGCAGACATTACCGTAAACGAACCCGGAACTTATACAGTAAATATTTCTGATGGCGCAGGTTGTTCCGCAACTGATGAAGTGACTGTAATTGTAACAGAAGTAAATACTGATGTTATTGTAGATTGGAACGTATTAACTGCGGAAGCTGCAGATGCTACTTATCAATGGATTAATTGTGAATTTTATGAAGCTGTTGAAGGTGCCACTAGTCAAACATTTTATCCGGAAGAAAACGCTTATTTTGCTCTTATCGTAACACAAAATGGTTGTACCGACACATCTGATTGTTTTTTCATGCAAATTGAATCGATATTATCATCCAACAAAACCAATATTGTATTAAAGCCAAATCCTGCAACCGATTTTATTTTATTAGAATTTGATGCCACAATTCATCCACAAACAATAGTTACTTATGATATGCATGGTAGTGAAATTCCGGTAACATTCAATAATAATTATGAGGCCAACATTCAAACAATAGCACCCGGTTTATATTTTAGTAAAATAAACCTCCCAAACGAATCCTACATTATTAAATGGATAAAAAATTAA
- a CDS encoding ester cyclase, with protein MATTFKVVGQQPAKLIVNKIPEVAHTSEESSNLATAIAVSQSILEGDWAKLDGLLDDNFTYTGDGYVFTKDQYIGFMQDMRAAFSDFEMSLTKLVVDGDFVSIQFTSSVVNTGKFMGAPANKKNLHVDGIFMRNVKNGKVMQEWQTTDLLGTMTQIGGGALFFYSVFVGGFGVKSKPPVRKGDDFLYVDGKVVNYDLLPAKEKNKYVKNYMKKSN; from the coding sequence ATGGCAACAACTTTTAAAGTAGTAGGTCAACAACCTGCAAAACTCATTGTAAACAAAATACCTGAGGTAGCACATACGTCAGAAGAATCTTCAAACTTAGCAACAGCAATTGCCGTTTCACAGTCCATTCTGGAAGGTGACTGGGCTAAATTGGATGGTTTATTGGATGATAATTTTACATATACCGGCGATGGATATGTATTTACTAAAGATCAATACATCGGGTTTATGCAGGATATGCGTGCAGCATTTTCAGATTTTGAAATGTCTTTGACTAAATTGGTTGTAGATGGCGATTTTGTTTCTATACAGTTTACTTCCAGTGTTGTAAATACAGGAAAATTTATGGGCGCTCCGGCAAACAAAAAAAACCTGCACGTTGATGGCATATTTATGCGCAACGTTAAAAATGGTAAGGTAATGCAGGAATGGCAAACTACAGATTTGTTGGGCACAATGACTCAAATTGGTGGTGGTGCGTTATTCTTTTATTCTGTATTTGTAGGTGGATTTGGTGTTAAATCAAAACCACCGGTAAGAAAGGGTGACGACTTTTTATATGTAGATGGTAAAGTTGTGAATTACGATTTATTACCTGCGAAGGAAAAAAATAAATACGTGAAAAATTATATGAAAAAGTCTAATTAA
- a CDS encoding helix-turn-helix transcriptional regulator gives METYKLNGTFFYCPVDLTLSVIGGRWQGLIIWNLRSGPKRFNELKKILVAINDKMLSQTLKTLVEQGVVSRTDFKSTPPHVEYQLTMSGQNLLSIFEQMENWGKKISNN, from the coding sequence ATGGAAACGTATAAACTTAACGGAACCTTTTTTTATTGCCCTGTTGACCTTACCCTAAGTGTAATAGGTGGCAGATGGCAGGGGCTTATCATCTGGAATTTACGCTCAGGCCCAAAACGATTTAATGAGCTGAAAAAAATACTCGTTGCCATTAATGATAAAATGTTATCACAAACATTAAAAACACTGGTTGAACAAGGCGTTGTTTCCAGAACCGACTTCAAATCAACACCACCACACGTTGAATATCAACTTACCATGAGTGGCCAAAACTTATTGAGCATTTTCGAACAAATGGAAAATTGGGGAAAAAAAATTAGTAATAATTAA
- a CDS encoding S8/S53 family peptidase: MVTIAHIDTGYLHGHPLRPIFLDEHKSTSFSVSTGDLGSPEDENINLLPDGVEQQGHGNATLSLLAGNKVDISISDGKYAGYFGGNPFAKIISIKAGESVVLLSGKAFAKAIDHAIKNNCDVVTMSMAGWPTQIMADAVNRAYEAGIVIVSAAGNSWVKGGKKALPTTLLYPARYDRVIAAVGATCKYSPYLYDQNLKLRSEGGLYMQMNYGPDEAMKTAIAGYTPNVMWFHRLVNKAAGIHTYYVQSGGGTSSATPQVAAAASLYIQYYKKELSKYTGANAWKKVEIVKLALFKSADNSNPSNRKYFGNGLLKAAHALDFHPDELVKEIKKAAPAMDEGGFFKKLFGLFRRRGIDDTAINEQLGNMMQTEVLQLLHLEPALHPLLAYNLNNDANQLSDADLQLLYQTIATSPYASDFLKRNLRNNYANDPLSKNSRSISFENVGQSNIILPTETGDIIISVSGMQCNIIEPGKKNKRGLSDSTTSAKKSKPKLNGQNWVVDEVEIEVMDIATRGDNPPKLDINSDIDTAELQQAMILTKHF; the protein is encoded by the coding sequence TTGGTAACCATTGCACATATTGATACGGGTTATTTACATGGACACCCGTTACGTCCAATATTTTTAGATGAACATAAATCGACATCATTTAGTGTAAGCACCGGCGATTTAGGTTCACCGGAAGATGAGAACATTAATTTATTGCCTGATGGTGTTGAACAGCAGGGTCATGGTAATGCAACCTTATCGTTACTCGCCGGAAATAAAGTGGATATTTCCATTTCGGATGGAAAATATGCGGGGTATTTTGGTGGCAATCCGTTTGCTAAAATTATTTCAATTAAAGCAGGTGAATCGGTTGTGTTATTATCGGGAAAAGCATTTGCGAAAGCCATTGATCATGCGATAAAAAATAACTGTGATGTTGTAACGATGTCGATGGCAGGTTGGCCAACACAAATTATGGCGGATGCAGTTAACCGTGCTTATGAAGCGGGTATTGTAATTGTATCGGCAGCAGGTAATAGTTGGGTAAAAGGTGGTAAAAAAGCGTTACCAACAACCTTATTATATCCGGCGCGATATGACCGTGTTATAGCTGCAGTGGGTGCTACTTGTAAATATAGTCCTTACCTCTATGATCAAAATTTAAAATTGCGCAGCGAAGGCGGATTATATATGCAAATGAACTACGGTCCCGATGAAGCAATGAAAACAGCAATTGCGGGATATACGCCGAATGTAATGTGGTTTCATCGTTTAGTAAATAAAGCAGCAGGCATTCATACATATTATGTGCAATCGGGAGGAGGCACATCGAGTGCTACGCCTCAAGTTGCAGCAGCAGCTTCATTATATATTCAATATTATAAAAAAGAGTTAAGTAAATACACAGGAGCAAACGCGTGGAAAAAAGTTGAAATTGTTAAGCTGGCTTTATTTAAATCAGCAGATAATTCGAACCCTTCGAACAGGAAATATTTTGGAAACGGATTATTAAAAGCTGCGCATGCACTAGATTTTCATCCTGATGAATTAGTTAAAGAAATTAAAAAAGCTGCTCCCGCAATGGATGAGGGTGGTTTCTTCAAAAAATTATTTGGACTGTTCCGCAGGAGAGGAATTGATGATACTGCAATTAATGAGCAACTTGGAAATATGATGCAAACAGAAGTATTACAACTCTTACATCTTGAACCTGCATTACATCCGTTGTTAGCTTACAATTTAAATAATGATGCGAATCAGTTGAGTGATGCAGATTTACAATTATTATATCAAACTATTGCAACATCACCATATGCTTCAGACTTTTTGAAACGCAATTTGCGTAATAATTACGCAAATGACCCATTGTCAAAAAATTCGCGCAGTATTTCATTTGAAAATGTCGGACAAAGTAATATTATTCTGCCCACAGAAACCGGTGATATTATTATAAGTGTTTCCGGTATGCAGTGTAATATTATTGAGCCGGGTAAAAAAAATAAGCGTGGATTAAGTGACAGCACTACCTCAGCTAAAAAAAGTAAACCAAAATTAAACGGTCAAAATTGGGTGGTAGATGAAGTTGAAATTGAGGTAATGGATATTGCAACCAGAGGTGATAATCCACCAAAACTGGATATCAATAGTGATATTGATACAGCTGAATTACAACAAGCAATGATATTGACCAAACATTTTTAA
- a CDS encoding caspase family protein, whose protein sequence is MVFFAAGNGKEPLKNDQYASHEMVMAIGSSNDKDESTVFSDYGPPLLCCFPSGDYTLVDNINQPTFGSRVADIIGDGGFSKSEFYDFFNGTSASCPGAAGIAALMLSLAPELTREQAKQIIIQSCKKIGNQTDYQNNISEKYGNGLLMANNIIQNTLAFNKKRIIMDTTKTIGKGYALHIGINFVDTNFYGNHVPVLDGCVADMESMEKMARAMQFNTETLQNEAATKSAILSAFAKYAKLVGPGDFFLVTYAGHGAPIIDTDGDEEDGFDESWVTYDQFLLDDEIKAAFQQFVPDANVVLISDSCHSGSVNRVFAFEAALITNPHPTRKRRYVPLSSVTKILSERGMTAASLQQRTTKIDEKQTAANYLLLAACQDKEFAQEELGHGIFTSNLIKLFNATSDKSTLTYENWLQGILNAMPSDQHPRIDDSEVFKNKIFSTQKIFDFGATIKTDTIVDNPNPVASPPKTKNKTSNKIKSIILDTEENYIHSAQSGLRGVAEDSLRVVDKSVFSESLPGKTEWDKAYQLLMANSDKKINFVEPDNAATLFTDATVEDTNNRGVRSDEGYLFTYPNPQDVETDNEFIWHLEDNYSQLRSAFQKVFSDLYNRGLIRMKVMIW, encoded by the coding sequence TTGGTGTTTTTTGCTGCGGGAAATGGTAAAGAGCCATTAAAAAATGATCAGTATGCTTCACATGAAATGGTAATGGCAATTGGTTCGAGTAATGATAAAGATGAAAGCACTGTTTTTTCAGATTACGGACCGCCCTTATTATGTTGTTTCCCAAGTGGTGATTATACATTGGTAGATAATATTAATCAGCCCACTTTCGGTTCGCGCGTTGCAGATATTATTGGTGATGGCGGATTTAGTAAAAGCGAATTTTATGATTTTTTTAACGGCACTTCCGCATCTTGTCCGGGAGCAGCAGGAATTGCTGCGTTAATGTTATCGCTTGCGCCTGAATTAACACGTGAGCAGGCTAAACAAATTATTATTCAATCGTGCAAAAAAATTGGCAATCAAACCGACTATCAAAATAATATCAGCGAAAAATATGGCAATGGTTTATTGATGGCAAATAATATAATTCAAAACACTTTAGCATTTAATAAAAAACGAATAATTATGGACACTACAAAAACAATCGGCAAAGGATATGCATTACATATCGGAATAAACTTTGTGGACACGAATTTTTACGGAAATCATGTTCCTGTATTAGATGGTTGTGTTGCAGATATGGAGAGTATGGAAAAAATGGCGCGGGCAATGCAATTTAATACGGAAACATTACAAAATGAAGCGGCAACCAAAAGTGCAATTTTATCAGCGTTTGCCAAATATGCCAAATTAGTAGGTCCGGGTGATTTTTTTCTGGTAACCTATGCAGGACATGGTGCACCAATTATTGATACCGATGGCGATGAAGAAGATGGTTTTGATGAATCGTGGGTTACTTATGACCAGTTTTTGCTGGATGATGAAATAAAAGCAGCCTTTCAGCAATTTGTGCCGGACGCCAATGTGGTGTTAATTTCGGATTCTTGTCATTCAGGTTCGGTAAACCGTGTATTTGCTTTTGAAGCTGCATTAATTACAAATCCGCATCCAACGCGGAAACGTCGTTATGTGCCATTAAGCAGTGTTACGAAAATTTTATCGGAACGTGGCATGACGGCAGCAAGTTTGCAACAACGCACTACCAAAATTGATGAAAAACAAACCGCCGCAAATTATTTATTATTAGCAGCTTGTCAGGATAAAGAATTTGCACAGGAAGAATTAGGTCATGGGATTTTTACGAGCAATTTAATTAAATTATTTAATGCGACTTCGGATAAGAGCACTTTGACTTATGAAAATTGGTTGCAGGGAATTTTAAATGCAATGCCTTCTGATCAACATCCGCGAATTGATGATAGTGAAGTGTTTAAAAATAAAATATTCAGCACACAAAAAATATTTGACTTTGGCGCAACAATAAAAACAGATACGATAGTTGACAATCCGAATCCTGTTGCATCTCCCCCAAAAACAAAAAATAAAACTTCCAATAAAATAAAAAGTATCATATTGGATACCGAAGAAAATTATATCCATTCTGCACAAAGTGGTTTAAGGGGTGTTGCAGAAGATAGTTTACGTGTGGTTGATAAAAGTGTGTTTTCTGAATCACTTCCCGGGAAAACAGAATGGGATAAAGCTTATCAATTATTAATGGCAAACAGCGACAAAAAAATCAATTTTGTTGAGCCGGATAATGCTGCAACTTTATTTACGGATGCCACTGTTGAAGATACCAATAACCGAGGTGTGCGCAGTGATGAAGGATATTTATTTACCTACCCCAACCCTCAGGATGTTGAAACCGACAACGAATTTATATGGCATTTAGAAGATAACTACAGTCAGTTGCGCAGTGCCTTTCAAAAAGTATTCAGTGATTTATACAACCGTGGTTTAATTCGGATGAAAGTGATGATTTGGTAA